In Phragmites australis chromosome 16, lpPhrAust1.1, whole genome shotgun sequence, one DNA window encodes the following:
- the LOC133895847 gene encoding glucan endo-1,3-beta-glucosidase 6-like, whose amino-acid sequence MAAPVLAAAGRALAVVLVALSCMARRSSAVGVNWGTQLSHPLPASTVVRLLQDNGFDKVKLFDAEDSILGALKGSGIQVMVGIPNDMLADLAGSGKAAENWVAKNVSGHVHDGVDIRYVAVGNEPFLETFNGTYLNTTFPAMQNIHAALVKAGLGDKVKVTVPLNADVYQSPTGKPSDGDFRGDIHGLMLTIVQFLASTGAPFVANVYPFISLYADPNFPLDYAFFQGSSSPVVDGGVTYQNTFDANHDTLVAALRRNGFGNVSIVVGEVGWPTDGDANANPDYARRFNQGFLTHIASGQGTPLRPGPVDAYLFSLIDEDQKSIQPGNFERHWGVFYYDGAPKYPLNLAGRNGTTLKPARGVKYLDRKWCVLKPSANLADPKIADSVSYACGLADCTSLGYKTSCGGLDAKGNVSYAYNSYYQIMDQDDRACNFNGLAATTTVDPSAGTCRFIIEIAVGAAARSARGVAGGVAAVLAAFLLSMF is encoded by the exons ATGGCGGCGCCggtgctcgccgccgccgggcgCGCCCTTGCGGTGGTGCTGGTGGCGCTGTCGTGCATGGCGCGGCGGTCGTCGGCGGTCGGCGTGAACTGGGGCACGCAGCTGAGCCACCCGCTGCCGGCGAGCACGGTGGTGCGGCTGCTGCAGGACAACGGGTTCGACAAGGTGAAGCTGTTCGACGCCGAGGACAGCATCCTGGGCGCGCTCAAGGGGTCGGGGATCCAGGTCATGGTCGGCATCCCCAACGACATGCTCGCCGACCTCGCCGGCAGTGGTAAGGCTGCCGAGAACTGGGTCGCCAAGAACGTCTCCGGCCACGTCCACGACGGCGTCGACATAAG GTACGTGGCCGTGGGGAATGAGCCGTTCCTGGAGACGTTCAACGGGACGTACCTCAACACGACGTTCCCGGCGATGCAGAACATCCACGCGGCGCTGGTGAAGGCCGGGCTGGGAGACAAGGTGAAGGTGACGGTGCCGCTGAACGCCGACGTGTACCAGTCGCCGACGGGGAAGCCGTCGGACGGCGACTTCCGCGGCGACATCCACGGGCTGATGCTGACGATCGTGCAGTTCCTGGCGTCCACGGGCGCGCCGTTCGTCGCCAACGTGTACCCGTTCATCAGCCTGTACGCGGACCCCAACTTCCCACTCGACTACGCCTTCTTCCAGGGCTCCTCGTCCCCGGTGGTCGACGGCGGCGTCACCTACCAGAACACCTTCGACGCCAACCACGACACGCTCGTCGCCGCGCTGCGCCGGAACGGGTTCGGGAACGTGTCCATCGTCGTCGGCGAGGTGGGCTGGCCGACCGACGGCGACGCCAACGCGAACCCGGACTACGCGCGGCGGTTCAACCAGGGGTTCCTCACCCACATCGCCTCCGGCCAGGGCACGCCGCTGAGGCCGGGCCCCGTCGACGCCTACCTCTTCAGCCTCATCGACGAGGACCAGAAGAGCATCCAGCCGGGCAACTTCGAGCGCCACTGGGGCGTCTTCTACTACGACGGCGCGCCCAAGTACCCGCTCAACCTCGCCGGCCGCAACGGCACGACGCTGAAGCCGGCGAGGGGCGTCAAGTACCTGGACAGGAAGTGGTGTGTGCTCAAGCCATCGGCCAACCTCGCCGACCCGAAGATCGCCGACAGCGTCAGCTACGCGTGCGGCCTCGCCGACTGCACCAGCCTCGGGTACAAGACCTCCTGCGGCGGCCTCGACGCCAAGGGCAACGTCTCCTACGCCTACAACAGCTACTACCAGATCATGGATCAGGACGATCGCGCCTGCAACTTCAACGGcctcgccgccaccaccaccgtcgaCCCGTCCGCCGGAACGTGCCGCTTTATCATCGAGATCGCCGTCGGTGCAGCGGCGCGCTCCGCCAGGGGCGTCGCCGGCGGGGTGGCCGCCGTGCTGGCCGCGTTCCTGCTGTCCATGTTTTGA